In Mastacembelus armatus chromosome 22, fMasArm1.2, whole genome shotgun sequence, a genomic segment contains:
- the peli2 gene encoding E3 ubiquitin-protein ligase pellino homolog 2 isoform X1 → MFSSSQEEHCAPSKDPVKYGELVVLGYNGSLPNGDRGRRKSRFALYRRTKANGVKPSTVHILNTPQASKAVNCKGQHSISYTLSRNQTVVVEYSHDKDTDMFQIGRSTESPIDFVVTDTIAGGQEGEDTPITQSTISRFACRVVCERNPPYTARIYAAGFDSSKNIFLGEKAAKWKNPDGHMDGLTTNGVLVMHPKGGFTEESKPGVWREISVCGDVYTLRETRSAQTPGKLVENESNILQDGSLVDLCGATLLWRTAEGLFHTPTQKHLEALRQEINAARPQCPVGLNTLAFPSMQRSRALSSLEDKQPWVYLACGHVHGYHNWGHRSEQEPNTHRECPMCRVVGPYVPLWLGCEPAFYVDTGAPTHAFVPCGHVCSEKSVKYWSEIPLPHGTHAFHAACPFCATQLSLTQGCSKLIFQGPVD, encoded by the exons ATGTTTTCGTCAAGCCAGGAGGAGCACTGCGCCCCGTCCAAAGACCCGGTGAAGTACGGGGAGCTGGTGGTGCTGGG GTACAATGGCTCCCTGCCCAATGGAGATCGGGGTAGACGGAAAAGCAGATTTGCGTTGTACAGGAGGACCAAAGCCAATGGTGTGAAGCCAAGCACTGTGCACATCCTCAACACACCCCAGGCCAGTAAG GCTGTGAACTGTAAAGGCCAACACAGCATCTCCTACACACTATCCAGGAACCAGACTGTAGTGGTGGAGTACAGCCATGATAAGgacacagacatgtttcag ATTGGGCGCTCCACAGAGAGTCCCATAGACTTTGTGGTGACTGACACAATAGCAGGAGGCCAGGAGGGAGAGGACACTCCCATCACACAGAGCACCATCTCCCGTTTTGCCTGCCGAGTTGTCTGTGAGCGCAACCCACCTTACACTGCTCGCATTTACGCCGCTGGGTTTGACTCCTCCAAAAACATCTTTCTTGGG GAAAAAGCAGCCAAATGGAAAAACCCCGACGGTCACATGGATGGCCTAACAACAAATGGCGTGCTCGTAATGCACCCCAAGGGTGGGTTCACAGAAGAGTCCAAGCCTGGGGTATGGAGAGAGATCTCTGTCTGTGGGGATGTTTACACACTGAGAGAGACACGCTCAGCACAGACTCCAGGCAAACTG GTGGAGAATGAGAGCAATATATTGCAGGACGGCTCCCTGGTGGATCTATGTGGAGCTACATTGCTGTGGCGTACAGCGGAAGGCCTCTTTCACACTCCCACCCAAAAACACCTGGAGGCTCTCAGGCAGGAGATTAACGCTGCGCGACCTCAGTGTCCCGTAGGTCTCAACACGCTCGCCTTCCCCAGCATGCAGCGCAGCCGTGCTCTCTCCTCTCTGGAGGACAAGCAGCCCTGGGTCTACTTGGCGTGCGGCCACGTGCACGGTTACCACAACTGGGGCCACCGTTCAGAGCAGGAGCCCAACACTCATCGAGAGTGCCCCATGTGCCGGGTGGTGGGACCCTACGTACCGCTGTGGCTGGGCTGTGAGCCAGCCTTTTACGTAGACACGGGTGCACCCACGCATGCTTTTGTGCCATGTGGACACGTGTGCTCAGAGAAGTCAGTCAAGTACTGGTCGGAAATCCCTCTGCCCCATGGCACCCACGCCTTTCATGCTGCCTGCCCCTTCTGTGCCACCCAGCTCAGCCTCACTCAGGGCTGCTCCAAGCTAATCTTCCAGGGCCCGGTGGACTGA
- the peli2 gene encoding E3 ubiquitin-protein ligase pellino homolog 2 isoform X2, producing the protein MFSSSQEEHCAPSKDPVKYGELVVLGYNGSLPNGDRGRRKSRFALYRRTKANGVKPSTVHILNTPQAVNCKGQHSISYTLSRNQTVVVEYSHDKDTDMFQIGRSTESPIDFVVTDTIAGGQEGEDTPITQSTISRFACRVVCERNPPYTARIYAAGFDSSKNIFLGEKAAKWKNPDGHMDGLTTNGVLVMHPKGGFTEESKPGVWREISVCGDVYTLRETRSAQTPGKLVENESNILQDGSLVDLCGATLLWRTAEGLFHTPTQKHLEALRQEINAARPQCPVGLNTLAFPSMQRSRALSSLEDKQPWVYLACGHVHGYHNWGHRSEQEPNTHRECPMCRVVGPYVPLWLGCEPAFYVDTGAPTHAFVPCGHVCSEKSVKYWSEIPLPHGTHAFHAACPFCATQLSLTQGCSKLIFQGPVD; encoded by the exons ATGTTTTCGTCAAGCCAGGAGGAGCACTGCGCCCCGTCCAAAGACCCGGTGAAGTACGGGGAGCTGGTGGTGCTGGG GTACAATGGCTCCCTGCCCAATGGAGATCGGGGTAGACGGAAAAGCAGATTTGCGTTGTACAGGAGGACCAAAGCCAATGGTGTGAAGCCAAGCACTGTGCACATCCTCAACACACCCCAG GCTGTGAACTGTAAAGGCCAACACAGCATCTCCTACACACTATCCAGGAACCAGACTGTAGTGGTGGAGTACAGCCATGATAAGgacacagacatgtttcag ATTGGGCGCTCCACAGAGAGTCCCATAGACTTTGTGGTGACTGACACAATAGCAGGAGGCCAGGAGGGAGAGGACACTCCCATCACACAGAGCACCATCTCCCGTTTTGCCTGCCGAGTTGTCTGTGAGCGCAACCCACCTTACACTGCTCGCATTTACGCCGCTGGGTTTGACTCCTCCAAAAACATCTTTCTTGGG GAAAAAGCAGCCAAATGGAAAAACCCCGACGGTCACATGGATGGCCTAACAACAAATGGCGTGCTCGTAATGCACCCCAAGGGTGGGTTCACAGAAGAGTCCAAGCCTGGGGTATGGAGAGAGATCTCTGTCTGTGGGGATGTTTACACACTGAGAGAGACACGCTCAGCACAGACTCCAGGCAAACTG GTGGAGAATGAGAGCAATATATTGCAGGACGGCTCCCTGGTGGATCTATGTGGAGCTACATTGCTGTGGCGTACAGCGGAAGGCCTCTTTCACACTCCCACCCAAAAACACCTGGAGGCTCTCAGGCAGGAGATTAACGCTGCGCGACCTCAGTGTCCCGTAGGTCTCAACACGCTCGCCTTCCCCAGCATGCAGCGCAGCCGTGCTCTCTCCTCTCTGGAGGACAAGCAGCCCTGGGTCTACTTGGCGTGCGGCCACGTGCACGGTTACCACAACTGGGGCCACCGTTCAGAGCAGGAGCCCAACACTCATCGAGAGTGCCCCATGTGCCGGGTGGTGGGACCCTACGTACCGCTGTGGCTGGGCTGTGAGCCAGCCTTTTACGTAGACACGGGTGCACCCACGCATGCTTTTGTGCCATGTGGACACGTGTGCTCAGAGAAGTCAGTCAAGTACTGGTCGGAAATCCCTCTGCCCCATGGCACCCACGCCTTTCATGCTGCCTGCCCCTTCTGTGCCACCCAGCTCAGCCTCACTCAGGGCTGCTCCAAGCTAATCTTCCAGGGCCCGGTGGACTGA